In Bacillus pumilus, the sequence AACATGATGTTTACTACTAATGTCTACCAATTTGAAATGAATAGGCTTCATCATGCGTTGAATTTGGTCTCTTTTTTCTCGAACTTCTATCATTTTGTGGAGTGCCGTTATCCAGTTTTCATAATAGTTCGGAATTGAATATATCTCTGCAATCTCCTGACAATTTTCTGAAAAAATTTGATGCTGTTCATCGTTTTTTAACAATTCAATGATTTTGTTAGCTAGCTGTTTCACTTCATATTGCTCTACAACAAAGCCATTAAACTCATTTTTCACAAGCGTGCTAGCACCATAATCGTAATTATAAGTAATCACAGGGCAATTGTTAACAATTGATTCCATGATAGATAATGGACAGCCTTCAAAGACAGAGGTAGAGATAGACATTCTAGCTGTTCTAAATTCAACATCAGGTTTTTGAGTGAACCCTTTCAAAAAGACATTCTTTTCTAAATTTAATTTTTTAATTTCCTGTTTTAGCTGCTTTTCTTGAGGACCAGAACCAAAGATTTCAAGCCTCGCACTTGGTACTTCTTTTATAACAAATTGAAACGAACGGATGGCATCTATGACATTCTTGATTTTAGTTAATCTCGCCATCATCAGTACCTTATGTGGATCAGCCATATAATGATCTTGTACTTGATGTGACGAACGGTCTAGTGTATGTGGCGTTAAAAAGAATATATTTTGATGACCGAATTGTTTTACTACATCTGTTTTTTGCTCTTCAGTGATAAAGAAGACGGCATCTACTTTTTGTTTTCTTATTTGGGTAAATAACTCATTGTAATCAGAACGTAATGCTGTCTTTTCTGTTTCGTAGTGTTTACTGTGAATAATTGCTGAGAAGTAAGAAGAGCTTCTTTTTTTTAATTGAAAAACATACTTATCCTGCTTCCGACTATCAACTAAAAAGAGCTTTTTCCGATCATTTTTATACTGAATAGTCATGAGCCACTCTTGTCTTAATGCCTTTTCATTTTTAAAGGTTTTTATCCCTTCCTGAGCATACCATATCATTTCTTTTAATTTATTTTTAGACTCTTCTTCAAGATGAACATACTCCTTTTTCATATAAATATGAGTGTGCTCATAAATGAATAGTTCTTGATAGACTTTGCCCGTTTCCTGAGAGAAATAAGAAACTTTATGCAACTGCCCTTGTGTATTGTATTCCTCACGCTTTTCCATTTGCTGATTTTGATGAAAGAACTCAATCATCTCAATTTGATTTGTTTGTTCATTCCTAATGAATCGAACAGATGGATCTTCATGATCAATTACCACTTCATTGATGTTGTCAGGGTGATAAGATGGGTGATACTGTTCCTCTGGTTTACTATTTGGAATAAGGAAGTCTACATACATATTTTGAATTTTTGTCATTTTAGGATTCACTATTTGTTTGTCAATGATCCCTTTCACTTTCCGAGAAAATTCAGGATCATATGAAAAGGTTAAAAAATGAGATGAAATATTCTTCAACCCAAATAGTTTCGCACGTAGCAATAACGACTTCGTCATACCACCATATTTCTCTTTAATTCTCCCAGTAATAAAGTAATAATCCATATCCGGAATTTGTAAGTGTGGTTGCGGTTGACTTTGATTATTTTTAAGTGTCTTTCTTCTATGCTTGTTAAACCATTTTCGGATCAAAACACTCAACCTTTCATTGTTGTCCATTTATTCCGTCGATATTTAAATAAATTTTAAAAGAATATTTTAACATGAAAAAATACTTCTCACCAAATGATAAGAAGTACTCTTATTTCAATCTATTAAAGTCCTGCAATTTCTTCCTTAATTTGTGTTGTAGAGATGCCTTCTGTTCTCTTCAAGTATACGACTTCGCAATGCTCTTTCAAGAAATCGAATTTACCTTCCCAGTCATCTCCCATGACAAACACATCGATGTCGTGCTCTTGCACGTCACGGACTTTTTGATCCCAGCTGTTTTCTGGAATGACTTCGTCTACATAACGAATTGTCTCTAAAATCAGCTTTCTATGCTCGTAGCTATGATAAGCCTTTTTTGATTTTTGTAAATTAAACTCGTCTGTAGAGATGGCCACCACTAAGTAATCTCCGAGCTGCTTTGCACGCTCCAGCAGCTTAATGTGACCCCAGTGTAATAAATCAAATGTACCGTAAGTAATAACTTTCTTCATTGCAAACTAAACTCCTTTCTTTAAATCCTTATTCGTCTGCTTCAAGCAGTAATGTTTATCCGTAATCCCATTATCTTCGATCAGTTTTTTCGCTCTTCGGAACCTCATTATATCACAGTGCCCATTAAACGTTAAGCAGATGTAAAGACAAACTATTTCCAATTTAATGGGCACGGGAGGAAAAGTCCGAAAAATCAATGTTTCACCGATCTTCAATTATATGAAATTATAAAAATGTCATGAAATTTAAAGGATTGTAAAGTTATTGTTAATATTTCATGGAGCAACTATGATAAAATGATGAGTAGGCTAAGAATGAATTTACAATGAACGTTCATAGATAACAAGATGAAAAAGGAGGTCTAAACAATGCAAACAGAAGTGGTCTCTAACCTTTCTTATGTAAACGGCGACTTAGATGAATTTATCAGCTATATCAACCAGCATCATATTTCTCAGAAAAGAGGCGCCATGATTGCGACTGTGAATCCAGAGATTGGCTATGCCGTCATGAAGGATGATGCGTACCATCAAGTAGTCTCTTCTGCGGATTATGTATTGCCGGATGGTGTGGGCGTCGTGTTGATGTCACGCATGACACAGAGTCCGCTTAAATCAAGAATTGCAGGCTTTGATGTCTTCATGTCTATGCTTGATCTTGCAAACAAGCAGTCTAAAAGTATCTTTTTATATGGTGCGAAAAAAGAAGTGCTTGAGGCTGTCAAACAGCGAATTGATACGGAATATCCAAATGTGGTCATTGCAGGCAGCTGTGACGGCTATCAAGCCGATAAACGTTTCGTTGCGAAACAAATCGCTCGCTCGAAAGCACATATGGTGTTCGTTGCTTTAGGTTATCCAAACCAAGAGAACTTCATTTATGAATACCGCCATTTATTCCCGCAGGCTGTTTGCATCGGTTTAGGCGGAAGCTTCGATGTATTTAGCGGCACAGTGAAGCGTGCACCACGCTGGATGATTAAGACAAATACGGAATGGCTGTACAGACTGGTTGTCAATCCGTGGAGATGGAAACGAATGCTGAATATTCCAAAGTACGCCTTTGCCGTATTGAAGGAAAACAAAGGGAAGAAACGTTACTATCCTGAGCAAGTAAAGGATCAGACGAAGCAGCTATGAGAGATTGATCAATGATGAATATACGCTCAATAATCATTTCATGTTATGCAGCTTTCGTTTCTTTTATTGGATGGCTGATGAGCGGAGTGAAACCGCGTGAAAACCAGGTGACGCTGCTTGTTTCATTCCAGGAGAATGCGGCTGCTCTCATTGATACCTATCAACAACAAGCGAATATGACGATGAAGCTGACAGTCCTCTATACGAAGCATGCTTCCAATATAGAAAAGGACGGGTCTCATCTGTCATTTCGCTATTTTCATGAAAAAAATCCCTTCCATCTCATTCAATGTATGTATACGATGCTGAAAAGCAAGGTCGTTGTGACGGATAATTACTTTCTCATGACAAGTGTGCTAAGAAACAGACCTTCTACAACCTGTATTCAAGTATGGCATGCCAATGGCGCTTTGAAAAAATTTGGCCTTGAAGATGCTTCAAATTCATGCCGGAGTCCACGTGATATCGAACGCTTCAAGCGGGTCTATGCGTCTTTCGATTATATCGTCACGGGTTCAGATCGCATGCGTGAGATTTTCAAGTCATCGTTTGGGGTAAATGACGAACGTTTTTTACCAACAGGTGTGCCGCTGACGGATGTGTACTATGATCATCATCCGCCTTCCTTAAAGCCGGATGATTTTCCAAGAGGGAAAAAAATTCTGCTTTATGCACCGACCTATCGAGACTTTGCCATGGACGGTCTTGTCCTGCCCTTTTCAAAAGAACAAATGCATACAGAGCTAAATGGAGACTATATTCTGCTCGTCAAGCTTCATCCTGCGGTCAAACATTTAGCGAAGGCTGAAACAGATGGTGAATGGATATTTGATGTGTCCGAGCAGCCGCTTTATCCTTTGCTCTGTGCTTGCGATGTTCTGATTACGGATTATTCGTCGATTGTGTTTGAATATGCGCTGCTCGAAAAACCTGTTTTGTTCTTCACTTATGATTTAGAAACTTATCGAGATAAACGGGGATTAGTCGATCGTTATGAAGACATCATTCCCGGAAAGGCTTGCGTCTCTCAAGACATGCTCTTGAAGGAGCTTTTACATCTAAACGAATCAGCCAATGGAGATCTATTAAAAACCTTCGCTGAGGAATGGAACCAATATTCAAAGGGACAATCAAGTGAGCAGCTCTTAACATTTATTGAACAGCAGCTCTTACACAAAAAACGTCCGGCTTCTTATTAGGAAGCACGGACGTTTTTTTATTTGTTATAAACCGGGATATCATAATACAGCGTATAGTTATCAAGTAAGTTATACAAACTATACATACGAGTGACTTGCTTATAAGCCCATCCAATATCCGTAGCATATTGATGAGTAGCTGAACTAGACCAGCGCATTTTATAAATGGTATCTTGTTTGTAAGTGGCGTGATTGATATAGCTGTTGCCAATGAATTTTGCCCCGCCAATAATGGCTGCCTCTGGCGTGAACCATTGCTGTTCATACGCATACTTTGCACCGAGATAATTCGGATTGCTGTCGTATGCGCCAATGCCATACATGTTATACACTTTCTTTCCATTAAACATCGTACCATTCGCTAAAATTGAACTTCCGTTACCTGTTTCAAGCAGCGCATGAGAAATCAAATAGATTTCGTTAATATGATACGTTTTCGCTGCTGTTATAAAGGCTTGTCCTTTTCCAGCAAGAATCCCTTTCCCTGCTAAAATCTTCGAATTGACTTCGGTCGGATTGAGATTCGCAGCTTCAGAGAGTTTGAGAAATTGAAAATACGAT encodes:
- a CDS encoding glycosyltransferase; translation: MIRKWFNKHRRKTLKNNQSQPQPHLQIPDMDYYFITGRIKEKYGGMTKSLLLRAKLFGLKNISSHFLTFSYDPEFSRKVKGIIDKQIVNPKMTKIQNMYVDFLIPNSKPEEQYHPSYHPDNINEVVIDHEDPSVRFIRNEQTNQIEMIEFFHQNQQMEKREEYNTQGQLHKVSYFSQETGKVYQELFIYEHTHIYMKKEYVHLEEESKNKLKEMIWYAQEGIKTFKNEKALRQEWLMTIQYKNDRKKLFLVDSRKQDKYVFQLKKRSSSYFSAIIHSKHYETEKTALRSDYNELFTQIRKQKVDAVFFITEEQKTDVVKQFGHQNIFFLTPHTLDRSSHQVQDHYMADPHKVLMMARLTKIKNVIDAIRSFQFVIKEVPSARLEIFGSGPQEKQLKQEIKKLNLEKNVFLKGFTQKPDVEFRTARMSISTSVFEGCPLSIMESIVNNCPVITYNYDYGASTLVKNEFNGFVVEQYEVKQLANKIIELLKNDEQHQIFSENCQEIAEIYSIPNYYENWITALHKMIEVREKRDQIQRMMKPIHFKLVDISSKHHVLSLDLQIEGVIEKRKKVILELVGYDRDNHAELFSKKVENLKVSFPIGHAFIKAALKRNKTKYVDFYMRMRDEEFNEITQRLPIAEHLLNEKGVSKMDGVSYKTIKGNYSWKLNK
- the tagD gene encoding glycerol-3-phosphate cytidylyltransferase, translating into MKKVITYGTFDLLHWGHIKLLERAKQLGDYLVVAISTDEFNLQKSKKAYHSYEHRKLILETIRYVDEVIPENSWDQKVRDVQEHDIDVFVMGDDWEGKFDFLKEHCEVVYLKRTEGISTTQIKEEIAGL
- a CDS encoding WecB/TagA/CpsF family glycosyltransferase encodes the protein MQTEVVSNLSYVNGDLDEFISYINQHHISQKRGAMIATVNPEIGYAVMKDDAYHQVVSSADYVLPDGVGVVLMSRMTQSPLKSRIAGFDVFMSMLDLANKQSKSIFLYGAKKEVLEAVKQRIDTEYPNVVIAGSCDGYQADKRFVAKQIARSKAHMVFVALGYPNQENFIYEYRHLFPQAVCIGLGGSFDVFSGTVKRAPRWMIKTNTEWLYRLVVNPWRWKRMLNIPKYAFAVLKENKGKKRYYPEQVKDQTKQL
- a CDS encoding CDP-glycerol glycerophosphotransferase family protein, giving the protein MMNIRSIIISCYAAFVSFIGWLMSGVKPRENQVTLLVSFQENAAALIDTYQQQANMTMKLTVLYTKHASNIEKDGSHLSFRYFHEKNPFHLIQCMYTMLKSKVVVTDNYFLMTSVLRNRPSTTCIQVWHANGALKKFGLEDASNSCRSPRDIERFKRVYASFDYIVTGSDRMREIFKSSFGVNDERFLPTGVPLTDVYYDHHPPSLKPDDFPRGKKILLYAPTYRDFAMDGLVLPFSKEQMHTELNGDYILLVKLHPAVKHLAKAETDGEWIFDVSEQPLYPLLCACDVLITDYSSIVFEYALLEKPVLFFTYDLETYRDKRGLVDRYEDIIPGKACVSQDMLLKELLHLNESANGDLLKTFAEEWNQYSKGQSSEQLLTFIEQQLLHKKRPASY